The stretch of DNA CTTCTGCTACCTTGTAAAATTCTTTATGATCCATTTGTCCTTCACACTAAATCATAATATGCGGTACTACAAGAAATGTAAAAAATTCTTTTTTTTACAAAAGAATAAACACTTGCTTATATATTTGTACGCTGCATTTGCTTTTAATGGGAATAGTTACTCTAACTTCTGATTTTGGCGCAAACAACTACTTAATCGCAAGGTTAAAGGGAGCTATTTTAGCCGAACTACCAAGTACGCAAATTATTGATGTGTCTCATTCTATTAGCCCATTTAACATTATAGAAGCCGCTTATGTCTTCAAAAACGTTTTTATGTATTATCCTGAACAAACTGTTCATTTAATTATGGTGCAAGCTCAGCCTGTTAATAGTGTGTATGTATACGAACACCAACAAATTTTATGTGCTAAAATCAATGAGCAATATGTGTTATGTCTAAATAATGGCACTTTGACTTTGGCACTATCAGGGTACAATTACGAAGTAAAACTGTCTGCTGCGGATAAACCTAAACTTTATGTAAGTTGGCCAGACATGATTAAAATAGCTGTACAACTGTTGAAAAAACCCGAACAAACTTGGAACAAGTTTCTCCAAGCAGAACCAAAAATTATTAAAAAAG from Bacteroidia bacterium encodes:
- a CDS encoding SAM-dependent chlorinase/fluorinase — its product is MGIVTLTSDFGANNYLIARLKGAILAELPSTQIIDVSHSISPFNIIEAAYVFKNVFMYYPEQTVHLIMVQAQPVNSVYVYEHQQILCAKINEQYVLCLNNGTLTLALSGYNYEVKLSAADKPKLYVSWPDMIKIAVQLLKKPEQTWNKFLQAEPKIIKKDWQKPVVIHGDLQGVSIHIDGYGNLVTNITQDVFEDYVGNEPFSIRVRSVVIDKVVKYRYQEINGSYIAYFNDLGYLTLSVNYGNFADIMGIVDPVPVVVSKTRNL